A portion of the Rubeoparvulum massiliense genome contains these proteins:
- a CDS encoding rod shape-determining protein, whose amino-acid sequence MLGSRDMGIDLGTANTLVYAKGKGIVLREPSVVAINKEDGSIEAVGNSAKQMIGRTPGNIVAIRPMKDGVIADFETTSTMLKYFIRKAIKNNSIFSRRPNVMVCVPSGVTAVEKRAVEDATKQAGAKEAFTIEEPFAAAIGADLPVWEPTGSMVVDIGGGTTEVAIISLGGIVTSRSARIAGDEMDEAVIQYIKKKYSLMIGVRTAEDLKMEIGCATGASDKETMDVRGRDLVTGLPKTLTMTAQEVQEALADTVYSIVDAVKVTLEKSPPELAADIMDRGIVLTGGGALLRNLDRLLSEETGMPVLIAENPLDCVAIGTGRSLENLHLFKSKRGITSRSSRR is encoded by the coding sequence ATGTTAGGTTCTCGTGATATGGGTATCGACCTAGGTACAGCCAATACACTAGTTTATGCGAAGGGGAAGGGGATCGTCTTACGTGAACCTTCGGTGGTTGCCATCAATAAAGAGGATGGCTCCATTGAAGCAGTAGGAAACTCTGCGAAGCAGATGATCGGTCGTACACCGGGGAATATTGTGGCCATCCGTCCAATGAAGGATGGAGTCATCGCTGATTTTGAAACAACCTCCACCATGCTCAAGTATTTTATTCGTAAAGCTATTAAGAACAATTCGATCTTTAGCCGTCGTCCCAATGTAATGGTCTGCGTACCATCAGGGGTTACTGCAGTAGAGAAACGTGCAGTAGAGGATGCGACCAAACAAGCAGGAGCGAAAGAAGCCTTTACTATTGAAGAACCATTTGCTGCAGCCATTGGTGCTGATCTACCTGTATGGGAACCAACGGGTAGCATGGTTGTAGATATTGGTGGAGGAACCACGGAGGTAGCAATCATCTCCTTGGGGGGAATTGTAACCAGTCGCTCCGCTCGTATCGCAGGTGATGAAATGGATGAAGCGGTCATCCAGTATATTAAAAAGAAATATAGCTTAATGATTGGTGTACGCACAGCAGAGGATCTTAAGATGGAGATTGGCTGTGCAACGGGTGCCTCAGACAAAGAGACCATGGATGTAAGAGGTCGTGATCTGGTGACAGGCTTACCTAAGACCTTGACCATGACAGCGCAAGAAGTCCAAGAAGCCCTTGCAGATACGGTCTACTCCATTGTAGATGCAGTGAAGGTAACCCTAGAAAAGAGTCCCCCTGAACTAGCTGCAGATATTATGGATCGTGGGATTGTCCTAACTGGTGGTGGCGCTTTATTACGCAATCTTGATCGCTTACTCAGTGAGGAGACTGGGATGCCTGTATTAATTGCAGAGAATCCATTAGACTGTGTAGCAATTGGCACAGGTCGCTCTTTAGAGAACCTACATCTCTTTAAATCAAAACGAGGAATTACTAGCCGCTCATCTCGTAGGTAA
- the radC gene encoding RadC family protein, producing MEGYRPLLIRDVPSSERPRERMMQEGEAYLNVAELLAILLRTGSRDESALSLAHRILQKVEGLRGLIHVSIEELMELKGVGPAKAVQIKAGVELGRRLAQLQPEERYVIRQPQDIADFLMEKLRYQQQEHFVCLFLNSKNQVLAESTIFIGSLNASIVHPREIFREAVKRHAASFACAHNHPSGDPTPSREDIAVTRRLVEAGHLMGIECLDHIIIGDGKYISLKEKGYI from the coding sequence ATGGAAGGCTATCGTCCATTGTTAATTCGTGATGTCCCTAGCAGTGAACGACCACGTGAACGGATGATGCAGGAGGGTGAAGCATACCTCAATGTGGCGGAACTATTAGCCATTTTGTTACGAACAGGCTCCCGCGATGAATCCGCGCTATCATTAGCTCATCGAATCCTTCAAAAGGTAGAAGGCTTGCGTGGATTAATTCATGTAAGTATAGAGGAGTTAATGGAGTTGAAGGGCGTTGGTCCTGCCAAGGCAGTTCAAATAAAGGCAGGAGTTGAATTAGGACGCCGCTTAGCACAATTACAACCGGAAGAACGCTACGTAATCCGTCAACCACAAGATATTGCTGACTTTTTAATGGAGAAGCTACGTTATCAACAACAAGAACATTTTGTCTGTCTCTTTCTCAATTCCAAGAATCAAGTACTCGCCGAGTCCACGATTTTCATCGGCAGTTTAAATGCATCCATTGTCCATCCACGTGAAATATTTCGAGAGGCCGTCAAGCGACATGCCGCTTCTTTCGCTTGTGCTCATAATCATCCTTCAGGTGATCCTACACCAAGTCGTGAGGATATTGCTGTAACTCGTCGTTTGGTCGAGGCAGGACACCTAATGGGTATCGAATGTCTCGATCATATCATCATTGGCGATGGAAAATATATAAGCCTAAAAGAAAAGGGATACATTTAA
- the aspA gene encoding aspartate ammonia-lyase: MKMARIEHDFLGDKEIPLDAYYGVQASRARENFPITGIKPHPELYRAMAIVKKAAALSNNEVGLLPDDKCKAIVAAAEELMELKYYDDHFIVDSIQGGAGTSINMNVNEIIANRAIEILGGTKGDYKLISPNSHVNMAQSTNDSFPTGIHISAITLAKRLDVVIGELIDALYKKGEEFDGVIKMGRTHLQDAVPVRLGQEFRAWAHVLERDRTRLNQSMEFLYEVNMGATAVGTGLNALPEYIEKVVKHLCEITGYELKSAEDLIDGTQNTDAYTSVSGALKILAVNISKICNDLRMMASGPRCGLGELHLPARQPGSSIMPGKVNPVMAEVVNQTAFQVIGNDLTIALASEAGQFELNVMEPVMAFNLLQSLDIMGNALTVFRTHLIEGVTANVERCRNYVENSVGVITAINPHVGYETAAATAKEAILSGRPVREIILERGVLTEAELNEILDPMEMTQPGIAAAHLIFEKKNK; the protein is encoded by the coding sequence ATGAAAATGGCACGTATTGAACACGATTTTCTAGGAGACAAAGAGATACCATTAGACGCATATTATGGTGTACAAGCTTCTCGCGCACGGGAAAACTTCCCAATCACAGGAATTAAACCACACCCAGAATTATACCGCGCAATGGCAATCGTAAAGAAAGCTGCCGCTCTTTCCAATAATGAAGTAGGACTTCTACCAGATGATAAATGCAAAGCAATCGTTGCAGCTGCAGAAGAATTAATGGAATTGAAATACTATGATGATCACTTCATCGTTGACTCCATCCAAGGTGGAGCTGGTACTTCCATCAACATGAACGTGAATGAAATCATCGCTAACCGTGCTATCGAAATCCTAGGTGGCACAAAGGGTGATTACAAACTAATCAGCCCAAACTCTCATGTAAACATGGCTCAATCTACCAATGACTCCTTCCCAACAGGCATACATATTTCTGCCATCACCTTGGCAAAACGCCTGGACGTTGTAATCGGTGAATTAATTGACGCTCTTTACAAAAAAGGTGAAGAGTTCGACGGCGTTATCAAAATGGGTCGTACCCACTTACAAGACGCTGTTCCTGTTCGTCTCGGTCAAGAATTCCGCGCATGGGCTCATGTGTTAGAACGTGATCGTACACGTCTAAACCAATCCATGGAATTCCTATATGAAGTAAACATGGGTGCAACTGCTGTTGGTACTGGCTTGAATGCACTACCAGAGTATATTGAAAAAGTGGTTAAACACCTTTGTGAAATCACAGGCTATGAACTAAAGAGCGCTGAAGACCTTATCGATGGTACACAAAACACCGATGCTTATACATCTGTTTCTGGCGCATTGAAGATTCTAGCTGTGAACATCTCCAAAATCTGTAATGACCTTCGAATGATGGCATCTGGTCCTCGTTGCGGTCTCGGCGAACTTCACTTACCAGCTCGTCAACCAGGCTCCTCCATCATGCCAGGTAAAGTAAACCCAGTTATGGCCGAAGTAGTTAACCAAACTGCATTCCAAGTAATTGGTAATGACTTAACAATCGCACTTGCTTCTGAAGCAGGTCAATTTGAATTGAACGTAATGGAACCAGTAATGGCATTCAACTTACTTCAATCCCTTGACATCATGGGCAATGCCTTAACTGTATTCCGCACACACTTAATCGAAGGTGTTACAGCGAACGTAGAACGTTGCCGTAACTATGTAGAAAACAGTGTTGGTGTTATTACAGCTATCAACCCACACGTTGGTTACGAAACAGCAGCTGCTACAGCAAAAGAAGCAATTCTCTCCGGCCGTCCAGTTCGTGAAATCATTCTAGAACGTGGCGTATTAACTGAAGCAGAATTGAACGAAATTCTTGATCCAATGGAAATGACACAACCTGGTATCGCAGCAGCTCACTTGATCTTCGAAAAGAAGAATAAATAA
- the fumC gene encoding class II fumarate hydratase, whose protein sequence is MQYRIEKDTLGEMHVPADKLWGAQTQRSFENFPIGTEKMPAEVIRAFAILKKGAALANAAIGQLSAEKAEAIAFVADEILAGKLDDNFPLVVWQTGSGTQSNMNVNEVIAHRANQYLEETGSELRIHPNDDVNHSQSSNDTFPTAMHIAAVLAVEETLLPAIQQLYHTLQGKSEEFDEIIKIGRTHLQDATPLTLGQEISGWAYMLEKDRELIQQSVEHLKSLAIGGTAVGTGINAHPQFGEQTALEISKLTGKQFHSSPNKFHALTSHDEMVHAHGALKALAADMMKIANDVRWLASGPRCGLGELTIPANEPGSSIMPGKVNPTQAEAVTMVAVQVMGNDAAIGFAASQGNFELNVFKPVIIYNFLQSVRLLADSIQSFNTRCAVGIEPNRERINQNLHQSLMLVTALNPYIGYENAAVIAKKAFAENLTLKEATLQSGLLTKEEFDQIVRPEKMVHPNVK, encoded by the coding sequence ATGCAATATCGTATTGAAAAAGATACGCTAGGAGAAATGCATGTTCCAGCGGATAAGCTATGGGGAGCACAAACACAACGAAGCTTTGAAAATTTTCCAATTGGTACAGAGAAGATGCCAGCAGAGGTGATTCGGGCATTTGCTATCTTAAAGAAAGGTGCAGCCTTGGCCAATGCTGCAATTGGGCAGCTTTCAGCCGAGAAAGCAGAGGCCATCGCTTTCGTAGCAGACGAAATTCTTGCAGGAAAATTAGATGATAACTTTCCACTGGTAGTATGGCAGACAGGCAGTGGTACCCAAAGTAATATGAACGTGAACGAAGTGATCGCTCACCGCGCCAACCAGTATCTTGAAGAGACAGGCAGTGAGCTTCGCATTCATCCGAATGATGATGTGAATCACTCTCAAAGTTCTAATGATACTTTCCCAACAGCGATGCATATCGCAGCAGTCCTTGCAGTAGAGGAGACACTTCTACCAGCCATTCAGCAGTTATATCATACCCTACAAGGGAAATCAGAGGAATTTGATGAGATTATAAAAATTGGTCGAACCCATCTTCAGGATGCAACACCATTGACGCTAGGACAGGAGATCAGCGGTTGGGCCTATATGCTAGAGAAGGATCGCGAACTGATTCAACAGAGTGTCGAGCATCTCAAATCATTAGCCATTGGCGGAACCGCCGTGGGCACAGGAATCAATGCGCATCCACAATTTGGGGAGCAAACAGCACTGGAGATTAGTAAGCTCACAGGAAAGCAGTTTCATTCATCGCCTAATAAATTTCATGCACTAACCAGTCATGACGAAATGGTTCACGCCCATGGAGCTCTCAAGGCGTTGGCGGCTGATATGATGAAGATCGCCAATGATGTGCGCTGGCTTGCTAGTGGCCCACGCTGTGGCTTAGGTGAGTTAACCATTCCTGCCAATGAGCCTGGTAGCTCCATCATGCCGGGAAAGGTGAATCCCACCCAAGCAGAAGCAGTCACCATGGTAGCTGTACAGGTGATGGGTAATGATGCGGCTATTGGCTTTGCTGCAAGCCAAGGCAATTTTGAATTAAATGTATTTAAACCAGTGATCATCTATAATTTCCTTCAATCGGTTCGTTTATTAGCAGATAGTATTCAATCCTTTAATACCCGCTGTGCTGTAGGTATTGAGCCAAACCGGGAGAGAATCAATCAGAATCTCCATCAATCCTTGATGCTGGTCACAGCATTAAATCCCTATATTGGCTATGAAAATGCTGCAGTCATTGCGAAGAAGGCCTTTGCTGAGAATTTAACACTAAAAGAGGCAACCCTCCAATCAGGGCTTCTCACTAAAGAAGAGTTTGATCAGATTGTCCGTCCCGAAAAAATGGTTCACCCAAATGTAAAATAA
- a CDS encoding SPOR domain-containing protein has translation MEPTNPTPLSEDHPIKRSQSKRSILHHLPQGTGRLYTYRTNQEKTSEGTRGEPKVYHLFDDAEIQREVEKYRVWKEQQERIQQAASSKELEVEKQNAIPKNVEATEVTEYRNERWQNQNPQEEVSGNTGAEAEVEAEAPQAMLGEARATINGWDDYSLHFPAESQAEPSSILEDLQGFSTSREYRTSRRGWVKILLVSILALGLGSTFGYLLLQLFLQPAAIPHNDHTVPVNANGLTALSSQVPEEQQQVQQQMTEPLTAIQIAPLSLHMVQAGAFAEESSAQAIVDQLMAKGFQGVISDGMPYRLFVGVAVDQEMGLQLGRWIQNQGIEIYVKEYSIAGIETLSTTEQEDLTVMAEMLEESRGLLERLSVYSIRQLIEPSGQEPVGQADPEIMQHYSSYLQHHEIVLGMLPAPVTPHMEEMKEAMVAANTSYEQYLATKQVEDIWAIQRELVRYGLAYEQWIKALHQVAAIQSTS, from the coding sequence ATGGAACCAACAAATCCAACGCCTTTATCGGAGGATCATCCTATTAAGCGAAGTCAATCAAAGCGTTCCATTCTACATCACCTTCCCCAAGGTACTGGCCGTCTCTACACCTATCGAACGAATCAAGAGAAGACCAGTGAGGGGACAAGGGGAGAACCGAAGGTATACCACCTCTTTGATGATGCAGAGATTCAACGTGAGGTGGAGAAATATCGTGTATGGAAAGAACAACAAGAAAGAATTCAACAGGCTGCCAGCAGCAAGGAACTGGAAGTAGAGAAGCAGAACGCTATCCCAAAAAACGTAGAGGCTACGGAGGTAACAGAATATCGCAATGAGCGATGGCAAAATCAGAACCCACAAGAGGAGGTCTCAGGAAACACAGGAGCAGAAGCAGAAGTCGAAGCTGAAGCTCCCCAGGCTATGCTAGGAGAGGCGAGAGCAACAATCAACGGTTGGGATGATTATTCTCTTCACTTTCCTGCGGAGTCACAAGCAGAGCCTTCTTCCATCCTTGAAGATCTACAGGGATTCTCCACAAGCAGGGAATATCGAACCTCGCGTAGGGGGTGGGTAAAAATCCTTCTGGTCAGCATCTTGGCGCTGGGCTTAGGGAGCACTTTTGGCTATCTTCTTCTTCAACTGTTTCTTCAACCTGCAGCGATACCACATAATGATCACACTGTACCGGTGAATGCAAATGGGCTCACTGCTCTGTCTAGTCAAGTTCCAGAGGAACAGCAACAGGTACAACAACAGATGACAGAGCCACTTACAGCGATCCAGATTGCACCTTTGAGTCTGCATATGGTACAGGCAGGAGCCTTTGCTGAGGAATCAAGCGCTCAAGCCATCGTTGATCAATTGATGGCAAAGGGCTTCCAAGGTGTTATTTCTGACGGTATGCCCTATCGTTTATTTGTAGGCGTGGCAGTGGATCAGGAGATGGGGTTGCAGTTAGGACGGTGGATTCAGAACCAAGGGATTGAAATCTATGTGAAGGAATATAGCATTGCCGGGATTGAGACCTTGTCTACCACAGAGCAAGAGGATCTGACGGTAATGGCAGAGATGCTAGAGGAAAGTAGAGGATTATTAGAGCGATTATCCGTATACTCCATTCGTCAACTAATAGAGCCTAGCGGTCAAGAGCCGGTTGGGCAGGCTGATCCTGAAATCATGCAGCATTATTCAAGCTATTTGCAGCATCATGAGATTGTCCTCGGAATGCTTCCAGCACCTGTCACTCCTCATATGGAAGAGATGAAGGAAGCCATGGTAGCGGCCAATACAAGCTATGAGCAATATCTAGCAACCAAGCAAGTAGAGGATATCTGGGCGATTCAGCGAGAGTTAGTACGGTATGGTTTAGCATATGAGCAATGGATTAAAGCTCTTCATCAGGTAGCTGCCATTCAGAGTACGTCATAG
- a CDS encoding PilN domain-containing protein yields the protein MSVDINLLPKRENKKVVERIFWITILAIVAVVLIWSRVQFQAAQSKLEVKSQYESYLEAEITMLENQLAEYRGEEALLTYGKAVAMLEAASQPVVPLIQKIIGLLPSDGTIVSLWYEGDGQFALSIKTNSLQQIAAFNYHVEHALGVERFKLQQVSTEVDENHSATVWYEAEFKLMMVKSSVASKGGETHE from the coding sequence ATGTCTGTGGATATTAATCTCCTCCCAAAGCGTGAGAATAAGAAAGTGGTGGAAAGGATTTTCTGGATCACCATCCTTGCCATTGTGGCAGTTGTACTCATTTGGTCTCGTGTCCAGTTTCAAGCGGCTCAGAGTAAGCTAGAGGTTAAGAGTCAGTATGAAAGCTATCTAGAAGCAGAGATCACTATGTTAGAAAACCAATTGGCGGAGTATCGCGGCGAGGAAGCCCTGCTTACATATGGAAAAGCTGTAGCCATGCTAGAAGCAGCCTCTCAGCCCGTGGTACCACTTATTCAAAAAATAATCGGTCTCTTACCCTCAGATGGAACCATTGTTAGCCTATGGTATGAAGGGGATGGCCAATTTGCTCTTTCAATCAAGACGAACTCGCTGCAGCAAATCGCTGCATTTAACTATCATGTAGAGCATGCATTAGGGGTTGAGCGGTTCAAGCTCCAACAGGTGAGCACCGAAGTGGATGAAAATCATTCTGCTACCGTATGGTATGAAGCAGAGTTCAAGCTAATGATGGTGAAATCAAGTGTAGCCAGCAAAGGGGGAGAGACGCATGAGTGA
- the pilM gene encoding type IV pilus biogenesis protein PilM has translation MAFYLGIGRRRRINIVIKDHVIRYVESKQSHLDGIGTQGELYLPPGLIVNGTIKDEDELYRRLAPLVKERKWKNRAVQFIVPDPYVVVRKMKVPPSIPEKELKGYLYMELDTTVHLPFKDPYMDVIPLHKETEDGQEILLIAAPAEIVNTYTHLFSKLKMDPVTADISPLALYRLYEEAIQGAGEGHLLLIQFDYEKVTVSIFDGDKPLFMRTMNLLLPENGWEVAEEENGKTNIQYLQVETIGEGHIRETITEILRMINYYQFSLQGGMAQIDRAILCGEHPLLDKMHEQLQAELGIAVCSIHGVIRQALHLDSSWGHYELAIGLALRGGN, from the coding sequence TTGGCATTCTATCTAGGAATTGGTCGCCGTCGTCGTATCAATATCGTTATCAAAGATCATGTCATCCGCTATGTAGAATCCAAGCAGTCTCACCTCGATGGTATCGGTACGCAGGGAGAGCTCTATTTGCCACCGGGCTTAATCGTCAATGGTACCATTAAGGATGAAGATGAACTTTATCGCCGCTTGGCACCCCTTGTGAAAGAACGGAAATGGAAAAATCGAGCAGTTCAATTCATTGTTCCTGATCCCTATGTGGTGGTTCGCAAGATGAAGGTTCCTCCTTCCATACCAGAGAAGGAATTAAAGGGCTATCTCTATATGGAATTGGATACAACAGTTCATCTACCTTTTAAGGATCCTTATATGGATGTGATTCCCCTCCACAAGGAAACGGAGGATGGACAGGAGATTTTGCTTATTGCAGCCCCAGCTGAAATCGTCAATACCTATACTCATCTGTTTTCCAAGCTGAAAATGGATCCGGTCACAGCAGATATTAGCCCTCTTGCCTTGTACCGACTGTACGAGGAAGCCATCCAAGGAGCTGGGGAGGGGCATCTGCTCCTCATCCAATTTGATTATGAAAAAGTGACCGTCAGTATCTTCGATGGTGATAAGCCCCTCTTTATGCGAACCATGAATCTATTACTTCCGGAGAATGGCTGGGAAGTGGCTGAAGAGGAGAACGGAAAGACAAATATTCAATATCTCCAAGTAGAGACCATCGGTGAGGGTCATATCCGGGAGACGATCACTGAGATACTACGGATGATTAACTATTACCAGTTCTCCTTACAAGGGGGAATGGCACAGATTGACCGAGCCATCTTATGTGGAGAGCATCCTCTTTTAGACAAGATGCACGAGCAGCTTCAAGCAGAGCTTGGGATCGCAGTTTGTAGCATTCATGGTGTAATCCGTCAAGCTTTACACCTAGATTCTTCATGGGGACACTACGAGCTAGCAATAGGGTTAGCCCTGAGAGGAGGAAATTAA
- a CDS encoding prepilin peptidase: protein MNLFFTIYWFILGTCLGSFYQVVGTRIPEKGSMIAPPSHCAECKHRLGWRELIPILSYLWQRGRCRHCESRISPLYPIMELLTGVLYAYAFYRFGWSGQFLMAGSIIALLVMITVSDLLYMLIPNKILLFFAGWFTLVRFFYPFAPWKQMIIGAIVGFLLLLIIAMISRGGMGGGDIKLFALIGYLLGWKGVLATLFLSSLYGTIIGLFGMLRGNVQRGKPFPFGPSIALGMLTLLFFSEDLYALYLSWLQD from the coding sequence ATGAACCTCTTTTTCACAATCTATTGGTTCATACTAGGAACCTGTCTCGGCTCCTTTTACCAGGTGGTTGGTACGAGGATTCCAGAGAAAGGCTCGATGATTGCTCCCCCTTCCCATTGTGCGGAATGTAAGCACCGCTTGGGATGGCGGGAGCTGATTCCTATTCTCTCCTATCTGTGGCAGCGTGGGCGCTGTCGTCATTGTGAAAGTCGCATTTCACCACTCTACCCGATCATGGAACTGCTCACCGGGGTGCTTTATGCCTACGCCTTCTATCGCTTTGGCTGGTCAGGTCAATTCCTCATGGCAGGCTCCATCATTGCCTTACTGGTGATGATTACGGTCTCTGACCTGCTCTATATGCTGATTCCCAATAAAATTCTCCTCTTCTTTGCAGGCTGGTTTACATTGGTACGATTCTTCTATCCATTTGCTCCATGGAAGCAGATGATCATCGGAGCCATTGTCGGTTTTCTGCTACTTCTCATTATCGCCATGATCAGCCGTGGTGGAATGGGGGGTGGAGATATTAAGCTCTTCGCTTTAATTGGTTATCTCCTCGGCTGGAAGGGAGTCCTTGCCACCCTCTTCCTCTCCTCCCTTTATGGGACCATCATTGGCTTATTTGGCATGCTACGAGGTAATGTGCAAAGAGGAAAACCCTTCCCCTTTGGCCCCTCCATTGCCCTAGGGATGCTGACTCTCCTCTTTTTTAGCGAGGATTTATATGCACTATATCTTTCATGGTTACAAGACTGA
- a CDS encoding type II secretion system protein yields MKRLMRNEKGLTLIELLAVIVILGIIAAIAVPNIGGIINKTKDDAVKAEAIQILEASKLFMATYPPLEGGETKTISKEELDPYLDNLSSDSFSVLVESDSATNKYKYKLIGHRLLEIKPYTNYETEGITLDEINNPKDDTVK; encoded by the coding sequence ATGAAACGTCTAATGCGTAATGAAAAGGGTTTAACCTTGATCGAGTTATTGGCTGTTATTGTTATTTTAGGGATTATTGCAGCGATTGCTGTTCCGAACATTGGTGGGATTATTAACAAGACGAAGGATGACGCTGTTAAGGCAGAAGCAATTCAAATTTTAGAAGCATCGAAGTTGTTTATGGCTACATATCCACCACTTGAAGGTGGAGAGACAAAAACGATCAGTAAGGAAGAATTGGACCCTTATTTAGATAATTTATCTAGTGATTCGTTTAGTGTATTAGTTGAATCAGATTCTGCTACTAATAAGTATAAATACAAATTAATAGGTCATAGGCTACTTGAAATAAAGCCCTATACGAACTATGAAACGGAAGGCATTACTCTAGACGAAATAAACAATCCTAAAGATGATACAGTAAAATAA
- a CDS encoding type II secretion system F family protein: MPLYLYEGRNSRGELCEGKVKADSTKEATQRLRKRGIKVMQLQESKSLFYREIQVGRAVKPTQFVLFLRQLATLIRAGVTIVEAIRILIDQTESRTLQHALEKIEEELRQGHPLSKAMAQHPRIFTPLIINMVKAGEASGTLDDTLDRMATYYEKQHRLRQKVISALTYPVAVGIFAIAVIIFLLATVVPMFADMFLQFGSELPAITQFVLDSSAWIQMYWWIIAIVIATLYTVLCLLKRNKTSKYYLDYAKLKLPIVGKIIQKSQISRMSSTLSSLFVSSVPILQAFAIVEEVLDNEVMVQLIHKSRHSLGSGESITVPLKSHWVFPPMVTQMIAIGEQTGTLDQMLDKVAQFYETEVEQATERLQSLIEPTMIIFLAVIVGTIVLSIMVPMFELFNQIN; encoded by the coding sequence ATGCCTCTCTATCTCTATGAGGGACGAAACTCCCGTGGTGAGCTGTGCGAGGGGAAGGTGAAGGCAGATTCAACCAAAGAGGCTACGCAGCGTTTGCGTAAGCGGGGAATCAAGGTCATGCAATTGCAGGAGAGTAAGAGTCTGTTTTATCGAGAGATCCAAGTAGGTAGGGCAGTCAAACCAACACAGTTTGTGCTTTTCTTACGCCAGTTAGCCACATTGATACGAGCAGGTGTCACTATTGTGGAAGCGATTAGGATTCTGATCGATCAGACAGAGAGTAGAACACTGCAACATGCACTGGAGAAAATTGAAGAGGAACTGCGGCAGGGTCATCCTTTATCCAAGGCGATGGCACAGCACCCACGGATCTTCACACCACTCATTATCAACATGGTGAAGGCAGGAGAGGCAAGCGGAACATTAGATGATACCCTAGATCGAATGGCTACCTACTATGAGAAGCAGCATCGCTTGCGGCAAAAGGTGATCTCCGCTCTCACCTATCCAGTAGCTGTAGGGATTTTTGCCATTGCCGTGATCATCTTTTTACTGGCCACCGTAGTTCCCATGTTCGCTGATATGTTTCTGCAATTTGGTAGTGAGCTTCCAGCCATTACGCAGTTTGTGCTAGATAGTAGTGCCTGGATCCAAATGTATTGGTGGATCATCGCTATCGTTATTGCGACTTTGTACACAGTTTTGTGCCTTTTAAAACGGAATAAAACTAGTAAATACTACCTAGATTATGCTAAATTAAAGTTGCCTATCGTTGGAAAAATTATTCAAAAGTCACAGATTTCTCGTATGAGCAGCACCTTAAGTTCGTTATTCGTCAGCTCCGTTCCTATCTTGCAAGCCTTCGCCATTGTGGAAGAGGTATTGGATAATGAGGTGATGGTTCAGCTCATCCATAAGTCGCGCCACTCTTTAGGTAGTGGCGAATCGATCACAGTTCCCTTAAAAAGTCATTGGGTTTTTCCACCTATGGTGACACAGATGATTGCCATTGGAGAACAGACTGGGACACTGGATCAAATGCTAGATAAGGTGGCGCAATTCTATGAGACGGAAGTGGAACAAGCCACTGAACGGCTTCAATCCTTGATTGAACCCACCATGATCATCTTCCTTGCTGTGATTGTAGGAACCATCGTTCTATCCATTATGGTACCGATGTTCGAACTCTTTAATCAAATCAATTAA